From the Trypanosoma brucei brucei TREU927 chromosome 6, complete sequence genome, the window CATCTATATAGTGAAGTGGCGGGTGTACGAGTTGGGAGTGCAACATTTGAGTGCGGTGTTTGTCCTGCATGCCCCCGACTGCTGGTTTTCAGACTTCTTCGATGCCCGGTGTTTCGTAGCAAAACATACCGCTGCCGGCCTAAATGCCGCTGATTCACCACAAAGTGCTTTTCAGTGCCCCCAAACTGGATTGCCAAACTTCTGACAAGTGTATTGTTCCGAGTATGGTGAGCGGACCCCTTCTCTATTATCAATTCTCAAAAACTCTTCGGGAGTCAGGGCCCACGGAACCGAGGGGGCGgatgagggagagggggaaacaacaattccGCACCGCGAACAGGCACCGCTCCCCTGGACCTCTTCCTCAGATGTGAGGTGCAGTCAGCCTTTGTTGTCATTGGGGTTAAGCGGAAAGGTGTGTGTCAGTAGGTTGTGAGGTGAAAGCGTTTTCAGATGCATAGTGAGCTTAATGTCCTTTTCACAGTATATCGTGTCTGATAGGTATCTCTTATTAGTATAGTCGAATACTAGTCAATAGTGCATTTTGTGCAAAATGTCCATTTTGTGGCAGTGATGGGGTTGCTTTATGCTATTCCGTGTCTTGATGGTCATACATTGAAAATAGGGGTTATCGGGTGAGTACTGAGTTTAACATGTTCTCGTGATCGCTGCACGCGCCttcgagttttttttccttttccccatttttttcaacttgAAGACTTCAATTAcaccaaaaagtaaaattcaCAATGGCACCTCGTTCCCTTTATCTGCTCGCTATTCTTCTGTTCAGCGCGAACCTCTTCTCTGGCGTGGGATTTGCCGCAGCCGCTGAAGGACCAGAAGACAAGGGTCTTACTAAGGGAGGCAAAGGCGGGAAGGGAACCAAGGTCAGCGACGACGATACCAATGGCACTGACCCTGACCCCGACcccgaacctgaacctgaacctgaacctgaacctgaacctgaacccgaacccgaacctgaacctgaaccggaacctgaacctgaacccgaacctgaaccggaacccgaacccgaacctgaacctgaacctggtGCTGCAACGCTGAAGTCTGTTGCGCTTCCGTTCGCAATTGCGGCCGTTGGTCTCGTTGCCGCATTCTAAGCTCATGTAAAGAGAAATCTTTTTGGAGGGTCAAAACTTTTTAACAAGGGTGACCCCAACTGTTTATTTAACCCTTCCTTTGGCGCGATGCGCTCGCTTCATGGTGTTCCTTTGTGACAGGACACTGACACgcataatatttttttcaacccatttttttgagttctattttttgttttatgtctTGGAACCGTCGGCGGTAGCACGCAGCCCTGTAGACTTCTGCGTGTGCCTGTCAATGTGTTCCTTGGCTCTTTTCAAACGGCTTCTTTTATCTTACCGTTCATATGGTTTTGTCAAAAATTCATCCACTGCATTTGTGGTCCTCTCCTATGTCTCGTTCCTGCAATGGTTGACAGCAACCTCTTCCATTTGTGActgaactttttttttttcaaactttTTGCCTTGTCCTTTTTTCGTACTGGGAAAATAGTTCCTTCTAAAACCTCAGGCTAGAAATGGGAGACAAATGGACTTTTGTTGACTCAAGCGATTTGTCCCTCGATATTTCCGCCATCGCAGCTTCCGTTTGACACCGTGGAGTTGCAACATGGGAAGCAGCGGTTGAAGGAAGCACATTCCTGGTGATGATGCCTTCTTCGCCTACGGTGGTGCATCATCATGTTTGTTAATATGTCGGGGAAACTTTAAAGCACCTTGAGGGAGTTCACCGTAACTGTTCAAAATTGAGGCCTGAGCGGTGTTTTGCCTTTTGACTTGCCTTTATTTAACTGTTCTCGTCAGGGGAGCGATTCAGTTGAGTGAGCTGCTGCCACTTTATCTGTTGGGGAGGAGAGGCTGCGGAGAGGGTAAGCGCGTTGTTTCCATGAACTTTACGTATTTACTGCACTGCCCTCTGTTTTGGTCCACTTTGTGAAATACTCTGGGACAATCAATGGAGAGTGTGAGATTTTTTGAAATACTTCTGGAGCATTCACCGGCTCGTCGGTCGTCATATGTTCTCGCAGTGTTTTCTCTCCCATATTCTTCGGGGCGGTATTGCAGTGAAAGTGCCATGCGGGACGCGTGTCAGAGCAGTGTTTGTCTCCCATATTCTTCGGGGCGGTATTGCAGTGAAAGTGCCATGCGGGACGCGTGTCAGAGCAGTGTTTGATGTTCCGGAAGTCTTCGGAGTTAGAGGGCAAATGCTCCTCTTCTCCTTTCGTGCGGCGTGATTCTCATACCGAGGCTTCCACTAAGCAGGCTGCAACTCTTCTGCTGACTTTTTggtttattcttttcccatATTTCAGTGTTGGAGTGTTTCTCTTGCCGCCCTTGGGAATCGGGCACAGTCATATGAAGGCGCTTGCTTCGGCAGCCAAAGGTGGTTCCGTTTGGTATT encodes:
- a CDS encoding EP3-2 procyclin (similar to SP:P08469: Procyclic form specific polypeptide B1-alpha precursor (Procyclin B1- alpha) (PARP). {Trypanosoma brucei brucei}), translated to MAPRSLYLLAILLFSANLFSGVGFAAAAEGPEDKGLTKGGKGGKGTKVSDDDTNGTDPDPDPEPEPEPEPEPEPEPEPEPEPEPEPEPEPEPEPEPEPEPEPEPGAATLKSVALPFAIAAVGLVAAF